A region from the Neomonachus schauinslandi chromosome 2, ASM220157v2, whole genome shotgun sequence genome encodes:
- the LOC110588611 gene encoding 60S ribosomal protein L39-like encodes MSSHKTFRIKRFLAKKQKQNRPIPQWIQMKTGSKIRYNSKRRHWRRTKLGL; translated from the coding sequence ATGTCTTCTCACAAGACTTTCAGAATCAAGCGATTcctggccaagaaacaaaagcagaatcgtCCCATTCCCCAGTGGATTCAGATGAAAACTGGTAGTAAGATCAGGTACAACTCCAAGAGGAGGCACTGGAGAAGAACCAAGCTGGGTCTATAA